ACTTCACCGGTCGTCCGAGCAAAATCGCAATCGCCGCGACAGCCATCTCATCCGGATAAGCCGAAAGCTTCATGCCGAAGGCGCCGCCGACATCGGGCGTAATGACATGAACGTCGCTAAATGACAGACCGAACTGCGCCGCGAAGATTTCGCGCATCTGGTTCGGCACCTGGTGCGAGTGCTGCACCGTCAGCTTGCGTGTTCGCGCATCGAAATCGGCAATGATCGCCCGCGGCTCCAGCGTCACGCCTGTCTGCCGGCCGAAGCTGAATTCGTGCTCGACGACGACGTGAGCCTGTTCAAACGCCGTACCCGGATCGCCGGCCTTGAAGACATGGTCGAGACCGAGATTGCCAGCCAGTTGCGTACTGACTTTCGCGGCGTCTGTTGCCGCCGCGGCATCGATCGAGCCGATGGCCGGAAGCTCTGCCCACGCAACACCGATCAATTCAATTGCGTCTTCAGCCTGCGCCCGGCTCTCCGCGACCACAGCCACGACGGCCTCGCCTTGCCAGGTCGCTTCGCCGCGCGCGAGCGGAAATTGCTCCGGCGATATGTGTGATGGCAGCATCGCCAGCTTGGTCTGCCAGGGCGTGCAAATGGCCGCAAGATCGTCCGCCGTCACGACAGCAATGACACCCGGGCTCGCCTTCGCGACCGATACGTCGATTGACGCGATCCGCGCATGGGCATGCGGACTGCGCAGAAACGCCACTTGGCCGACACCGCCAATGGCAATATCGTCCGTATAGCGACCGTTGCCCGCAACGAACCTCCGCGCTTCAGGACGCGGCAAGCGCGCGCCGATCATGCCACGCGTTTCTGTCATGACGCGGCCTCGACGCGCCGCGCCATCACCGCTTCGATGGCATCGACAATGGCATGGTAACCGGTGCAACGGCAGAAATTTCCCGACAGCGCCTCGCGAATATTCTCGCGTGACAAGCTCGGCCCATTCAACATCTCGGCTGCCGTCGCGAGAATGCCGGGCGTGCAATACCCGCATTGCAACGCATTGCGGGCGACGAACTCCTGTTGCAGGTCGGCAATGATGCCGCTTTGCGTCAATCCCTCGATGGTCTCGACATGGGTGCCGTCGGCCTGGACGGCCAGCATCAGACAGCTCCTGACCGATCTGCCGTCGATCGTCACATTGCAGGCGCCGCAGACGCCGTGTTCACAACCGATATGCGTCCCGGTCTTACCCATCACCTCGCGGATGAAATCGCCGAGATGCATGCGCGCGGAGACCGCCGCGGAAACAGTCTCGCCATTCAAGATGAAAGCAATCTCGTGCAATTCGCCGGCAGGGTCAGACATGCAGTGCCTCACGAAACGCGATGAAGCCACGTCGCATTAACTCAGCCGCCTGCCGCCTTTTGGTTTCGGGTCGTCCCTGATGATTGTCGATCGGGTCCATGTCGTCCGCAATCGCTTGGACCATATCGCGCAGGGTATCGTCGGACGTATCTGCGGCAATTGTCATCCCGGCTGCCGTTTCGCTGAGCAGCGGCGATGGCTCAGAGCCGAAAATCACCACTTCGATGGCATCGATGCGGCCTTCCACCTTTCGAGCCTTCACCCCGATGCCAACGACGGCAAAGTCGCCATGTCGCCGGCTCAGCTCATTGAAATGAAATATCTCTGCCGCTTCGG
The genomic region above belongs to Pseudorhodoplanes sinuspersici and contains:
- a CDS encoding (2Fe-2S)-binding protein yields the protein MSDPAGELHEIAFILNGETVSAAVSARMHLGDFIREVMGKTGTHIGCEHGVCGACNVTIDGRSVRSCLMLAVQADGTHVETIEGLTQSGIIADLQQEFVARNALQCGYCTPGILATAAEMLNGPSLSRENIREALSGNFCRCTGYHAIVDAIEAVMARRVEAAS